A single region of the Coregonus clupeaformis isolate EN_2021a chromosome 16, ASM2061545v1, whole genome shotgun sequence genome encodes:
- the LOC121583987 gene encoding aldo-keto reductase family 1 member A1-A-like: MATYSSLASNGLVKQEVLAALDCGYKHIDCAAATALRHEDVFLTSKLWNTQHHRDYVETACRKSLIHLGLDYLDLYLMHWPMAFQRGTELMPKRADGSVCYDNIHYWETWVAMENLVDKGLVRAIGLSNFNGRQTDDVNTLAKHCGQPGGVSQAELLSHCR, translated from the exons GTGAAGCAGGAGGTGCTGGCGGCTCTAGACTGTGGCTACAAACACATTGATTGTGCTGCAGCTACA GCCCTGCGTCATGAGGATGTGTTTCTGACCTCTAAGCTGTGGAACACCCAGCATCACCGTGACTATGTAGAGACAGCCTGTAGGAAGAGTCTAATACACCTGGGACTGGACTACCTGGACCTCTACCTCATGCACTGGCCCATGGCCTTCCA GCGTGGGACAGAGCTGATGCCCAAGCGGGCCGATGGGAGTGTGTGTTACGACAACATACACTACTGGGAAACCTGGGTTGCCATGGAGAACCTGGTTGATAAGGGGCTGGTCCGAGCCATCGGTCTGTCCAACTTCAACGGCAGACAAACAGATGATGTCAACACCCTCGCCAAACACTGTGGTCAACCAG GTGGAGTGTCCCAGGCCGAGCTGCTGAGTCACTGCAggtag